Genomic window (Halococcus saccharolyticus DSM 5350):
AACTCACGGCTCACCTGTTCGTGTTCTACTTCGCAATGCTGTCGGCCATCACCCCGCCGGTCGCGGTGGCGGTGGCGGTCGGCTCGCGTATCGCGGACGCGAATTTCATTCAAACCGGGATTCAGGCCCTTCGCATCGGCGTTTCGGGCTTCTTCATCCCGTTCGCGTTCATTTCGAACGCGAGCCTCATCTATTGGACCTTTCCCGGAACGCTCGTACACACCACTATCGTTTTCGTCGGTGTTGTGGGATTGATCGCTTCGACGACGGCCTATGACGGTAAAAACGTTCTCAGCGCCGTGCCACGGTTCGTCTACTTCGGCCTCGCCCTCATCGCACTGTACGCACCAATGACCATCGTCCAAGCCATGGCGGCGATGCTCATCGGTGTCGGTCTCGTGTTCGCTCAAATGGACCAGTTACCAGCGACGGTCACACCAGTAAAGGAACGCTGAGCGGTCGGTCGTCACGGAATCCTCGCCAGCGCCGAACAGCGCGAGCGTGGGCTTGAGACCCGCGAACCACTCGTCGTCGAGGTCGGCGATGGCCGCACGACGCGTCGCGAGATCGATCTCGTGGGGATCTCCAGTGTTTCTCAAGGACGTGACGGTAGTAGGTGAACGTTCGTGCATCGGTATCGATGCGCATCGGTGTCTCGGCAGTCGGCATGATAGTCCTCAGTACACCCGCGACTATACCAGCTTCGTGCCCCTCGGATCGTGATTCGAGGGTGGCTGGATCGGTGTATTCACGACCATCGGGCCGGGACAGCGAGTCAGTCGCCAGTCTCGACGCGGGGATCGAACAGCGTGTAGTAGCTCTCCCGAGCGGCGTTCGTGACCGCGATCACCCCCGCCGGGAGCAACACGACCGCGAAGACGAGTCCGGGATGTCTGCTCGCGGCGGCATCGATGGTGAGGGACCCGAAACCGGGAGTGCGGCTGATCCACTCGATCACGTACAGTCCGACCAACACCAACCCCAGCATCTCGGACGTGAGCACCGTGGTCAGCCGTGCCGCCGAGTGGGCGAACACGTGACGGCAGAGCCGGAGCCGACCCAGTCCCTTCGCGCGGGCGACTTTGAGGAACGGCTCCTCGGCGTACCCTTCGAGGTCGGTGCCCGCCGCCCGGAGCTGGATGGCCAGCAGGTACAGCCCCATAGTGAGCGCCGGCCAGAGGAGCGCCTGGAGGTTCTGGGGATCGAAGGGCCCGAGCGCTGGGTTGTAGCCCAACTGCGTGATGGACTCCGTCGCGCCGAAGACGAACAGCGGGAGATAGCGCTCGATCAGGTACGCGACGAGAAACACCGGCACGGCGATGGCGGCCGCACCAGCCACCCCTGCCCACCGGTCGAGCGTCCCGCGTTCGCTGACGACCGCCAGCAACTGCAGCAGCGTGCCCGCGGCGACGGCAAAGGCGAGCGCCGGCCCGAGGTAGAGCAGCGTTACCGCCGCTGCGTCGAGGACGACGGACGTCGCAGAGACGGCCTCGCCACGAATCGGGACCGTTCCGAGGTCAAGCGTGAGCAAGCGGCCGAGCCAGTCGACGTACTGAGCGAGGAGGGGCTCGGCGGCCGCCACGAACCGGGGCTGGGCGTACGAGCCACCGAGCAGCCGGGGTGGGTATCCGCTGGTGACGTTTGGATTGCGCACGAACGAGAGGGCGAGGAACGAGCCGGTGAACACCAACCAGAGCGACAGTATCGACTGGAGAAGCCGCCGGGCAACCGCGAGGAGGGTGACCTGTCGACTCGATAGCTCCGTGCGCCCGAACATCAGGGAATCCGTCACGTTCGGAAGCTATTAGTCGTTCCCTTTTCGAGAGAGATAGAGACACACATGCAGGACGATTCCCACTCGACCTCCAGTATGCGCTTCGATGCGGTCGACTGGGAGAGCTTCGATGCCGAGGGAACCGCTCCGACCGTCCCCCGGTGGCTCGTCGGCGGTACGCTCGCGTTCGTCGGTGGATTCGGCTACGACTCCCTTTCGGCGACGGGGCTGCCCGTCGACCTGACTGGGCTCGACTGGCTGTTGGTCGCGGGGCTGTTCGGCTTTGGCTCGTTCGTGCTCGCGATCTCGCTGTACAGACCCCGGCAGCTGCGCCACTACTGGGAACAGTTCCGAACCGACCGGCTCGCCGTCGCCTGTTTGGGCGTTCTCACCGTGTTCTTCCTCGTCGGACTGTTCGGGCCGTTCGTCGTCGCCGAGCCGAAACTCCATACCCTCGTCTCCTCACAGCCGCCCGTCTGGGGAAGCATCGACGCCGAGTTCGTTCCCACCTGTGCCGGCCCGGTCGTCGACGGCCGCTGTCAGGGAACGTGGCGGTTCCCGCTCGGGACGATGGCCATCAGCGGCAGGGACATGGTCGGCATGCTCGTGTTGGGGACGCGGACGAGCCTGAGCGTCGTGCTCGGCGCGGCGACGATCATCGTCCCGACCGGTGTCGGCGTCGGGGTCGTCGCCGCGACGGTCGGCGGTCGCACGAGGGATGCGCTGCTCTGGCTAGCCGAGCAGCTTCAGACGTTCCCCGGCATCCTCGCGTACCTGCTGTTGTTCTACTGGGTGGTCGAGGGCCGGCTCAGCCTCCTCATTGCGGTGTTCGGGCTGGCTGGCTGGGGAGGGCTCGCACGGCTCGTTCACGACGAGGTTCGCCTCCGTCGGAACGAACAGTACGCACGGGCGGCCGAACTCGGGGGCGTCGGCTCTCGACGGCTGCTGGGTCGTCACCTGCTCCCGAACGTCGCCCCTGCGATCGTGTCGAACGTCGCCCTCCAA
Coding sequences:
- a CDS encoding ABC transporter permease subunit; the protein is MFGRTELSSRQVTLLAVARRLLQSILSLWLVFTGSFLALSFVRNPNVTSGYPPRLLGGSYAQPRFVAAAEPLLAQYVDWLGRLLTLDLGTVPIRGEAVSATSVVLDAAAVTLLYLGPALAFAVAAGTLLQLLAVVSERGTLDRWAGVAGAAAIAVPVFLVAYLIERYLPLFVFGATESITQLGYNPALGPFDPQNLQALLWPALTMGLYLLAIQLRAAGTDLEGYAEEPFLKVARAKGLGRLRLCRHVFAHSAARLTTVLTSEMLGLVLVGLYVIEWISRTPGFGSLTIDAAASRHPGLVFAVVLLPAGVIAVTNAARESYYTLFDPRVETGD
- a CDS encoding ABC transporter permease, which encodes MQDDSHSTSSMRFDAVDWESFDAEGTAPTVPRWLVGGTLAFVGGFGYDSLSATGLPVDLTGLDWLLVAGLFGFGSFVLAISLYRPRQLRHYWEQFRTDRLAVACLGVLTVFFLVGLFGPFVVAEPKLHTLVSSQPPVWGSIDAEFVPTCAGPVVDGRCQGTWRFPLGTMAISGRDMVGMLVLGTRTSLSVVLGAATIIVPTGVGVGVVAATVGGRTRDALLWLAEQLQTFPGILAYLLLFYWVVEGRLSLLIAVFGLAGWGGLARLVHDEVRLRRNEQYARAAELGGVGSRRLLGRHLLPNVAPAIVSNVALQVPLFVLIEASVSFIRLPVMTGSATLGDPTQISWGQLIYRSLFTAGLPAAWWLAGLPLLFLFLTVFCFNVVGDAFVDALEPRG